One stretch of Natronobacterium gregoryi SP2 DNA includes these proteins:
- a CDS encoding DUF7282 domain-containing protein — translation MSARKQLLVVLTALMMVCSSGAMVAGAATAPATVDEQDTDDGEINETDEPIEDEEREDDVDDDEEIELEPDEPDEEQAAYVTFEDQETTGETVVVDEVTMANGGFVVIHDSSLLIGEVIGSIIGSSAYLEAGTHENVEVTLDEPLEEDETLIAMPHRDTTDTQEFDFVETDGEEDVPYLTPDEEPVTDDAVVTVTDEPIEEEPVDDEPVDDEPVDDEPVDDEPVDDEPVDDEPVDDEPVDDEPVDDEPVDDEPVDDEPIEEPIDELPDEVAIDISIDHADIFTHVEDGEMPIDENDLEDELDDEIDENDGVNDEIDENDDANNELNDAVENNLDEDELEVTNDQLDVSIEQATVTQIGDEIDDEEPDEIDDEEPDEIDDEEPDEIDDEEPDEIDDEEPDEIDDEEPDEIDDEEPDEIDDEEPDEVTEITIGDATVFAVLDGIEMMDEIDDTEVDDENDMQDGPDRISLSADRATIFVVIDADDIDQDPVADDDTVNDDAMDDDLDVTDELEDVTIEQSTIFVYVEGMDAIDDDMMDDDAMDDDMMDDDAMDDDMMDDDAMDDDMMDDDAMDDDMMDDEDDELPDENDEVDDDRLQVLIEQAEIFLYVEGVDVGLDDLEDELDDEQNAATIGAIGV, via the coding sequence ATGAGCGCACGCAAGCAGCTACTCGTAGTACTCACTGCGTTGATGATGGTCTGCTCGAGCGGGGCGATGGTTGCAGGTGCCGCCACGGCACCAGCGACTGTCGACGAGCAAGACACAGACGACGGTGAGATAAACGAAACGGACGAACCGATCGAGGACGAGGAGAGAGAAGATGATGTCGACGATGACGAGGAAATCGAACTCGAACCCGACGAACCCGACGAAGAACAAGCCGCGTACGTAACATTCGAAGATCAGGAGACGACGGGCGAGACCGTCGTCGTGGACGAAGTCACGATGGCAAACGGTGGCTTCGTGGTGATTCACGACAGTAGTCTGTTGATCGGGGAAGTTATCGGTAGCATCATCGGATCGTCAGCGTACCTGGAAGCGGGAACCCACGAGAACGTCGAAGTGACTCTCGACGAACCACTCGAGGAAGACGAAACGCTGATCGCGATGCCGCATCGCGACACGACCGACACCCAGGAGTTCGACTTCGTCGAGACTGATGGTGAAGAAGATGTCCCGTATCTGACTCCCGATGAGGAACCGGTGACTGACGATGCTGTCGTGACTGTCACCGACGAACCAATCGAAGAGGAACCTGTTGACGACGAACCCGTTGACGACGAACCCGTCGATGACGAACCTGTTGACGACGAACCCGTTGACGACGAACCTGTTGACGACGAACCCGTCGACGACGAACCTGTTGACGACGAACCCGTCGACGACGAACCTGTTGACGACGAACCCGTCGATGACGAGCCAATCGAAGAGCCGATCGACGAGTTGCCCGACGAGGTAGCAATCGACATCAGCATCGATCACGCGGACATCTTCACGCACGTCGAAGATGGTGAGATGCCGATTGACGAGAATGACCTCGAGGACGAACTTGACGACGAAATCGACGAGAACGATGGTGTAAACGACGAAATCGACGAGAACGACGACGCAAACAACGAACTAAACGATGCAGTCGAGAACAACCTCGACGAAGACGAACTCGAGGTAACCAACGACCAGCTCGACGTCTCGATCGAACAAGCGACTGTTACGCAGATCGGAGACGAGATCGACGACGAAGAACCAGACGAGATCGACGACGAAGAACCAGACGAGATCGACGACGAAGAACCAGACGAGATCGACGACGAAGAACCAGACGAGATCGACGACGAAGAACCAGACGAGATCGACGACGAAGAACCAGACGAGATCGACGACGAAGAACCAGACGAGATCGACGACGAAGAACCAGACGAGGTAACTGAGATTACGATCGGTGACGCGACTGTCTTCGCCGTTCTGGATGGCATCGAGATGATGGACGAGATCGACGATACCGAGGTTGACGACGAAAACGACATGCAGGACGGTCCCGACCGGATCAGTCTCTCCGCCGATCGAGCGACTATCTTCGTCGTCATCGATGCTGACGATATCGATCAAGATCCTGTCGCTGACGACGATACAGTGAACGACGACGCGATGGACGACGACCTCGACGTAACCGACGAACTCGAGGACGTCACTATCGAGCAGAGTACGATCTTCGTCTACGTCGAGGGGATGGACGCCATTGATGACGATATGATGGACGACGACGCAATGGACGATGATATGATGGACGACGACGCAATGGACGATGATATGATGGACGACGACGCAATGGACGATGATATGATGGACGACGACGCAATGGACGATGATATGATGGACGACGAGGACGACGAACTACCTGACGA
- a CDS encoding helix-turn-helix transcriptional regulator: MSIRFHPPGSIDTLTLPASDGPITGTDSSLIVTAGRDSLLQLGGTPHLAALIGIIGLVLLGGILAVRNRLESRRSIGDEQEGRPDEYVTDREKVRQLINENGGRMKQSRIVDSVDWSKAKVSRLLTELEEDGQITKLRLGRENLVCLPGNEPTASKPPEQPQNEQ; encoded by the coding sequence ATGAGCATCCGTTTCCACCCCCCGGGCAGTATCGACACGCTCACTCTCCCAGCGAGCGATGGCCCAATCACTGGCACCGACTCGAGTCTCATCGTGACGGCGGGGCGAGACTCGTTGCTCCAACTCGGCGGCACTCCCCATCTCGCTGCCCTAATCGGGATCATCGGCCTGGTGTTACTCGGCGGGATTCTCGCGGTCCGAAACCGTCTCGAAAGTCGTCGGTCGATCGGGGACGAACAGGAGGGAAGACCCGACGAGTACGTGACAGACCGGGAGAAAGTCCGACAGCTCATCAACGAAAACGGTGGCCGCATGAAACAGTCACGGATCGTCGACTCGGTCGACTGGTCGAAGGCAAAAGTGAGTCGGCTCCTTACCGAACTCGAGGAGGACGGACAGATCACGAAACTTCGACTTGGACGGGAAAATCTGGTTTGTCTCCCAGGGAACGAGCCGACGGCGTCGAAACCGCCAGAACAGCCACAAAACGAACAGTAA
- a CDS encoding NAD-dependent epimerase/dehydratase family protein translates to MSSPAIRDKTILVTGGAGFIGSHLVETLAPHNEVRVLDDFSSGRRASLPEPVDVYEGDVCDPILLQRAAHGVDLIFHQAAMVSVDESVDAPRRSNRTNVDAGLLVLEQARQEDARVVVASSAAIYGHPEALPVPETAATEPASPYGIQKLALDQYARRYEELYDLPTVTLRYFNVYGPRQQGPYSGVISTFLEQARADDPITIEGDGKQTRDFVHVDDVVRANLAAATTDEVGTAYNIGTGERTSIDELAETIRSATKSSSPIVHHEPRPGDVRHSGADVSRARRRLGFEPRVSLESGVRSLVADGESTATSAVSWETGTHG, encoded by the coding sequence ATGAGTTCGCCAGCGATCCGCGACAAAACGATACTCGTGACCGGCGGTGCAGGCTTCATCGGTAGTCACCTCGTCGAGACACTGGCTCCACACAACGAAGTCCGGGTGCTCGACGACTTCTCGAGCGGACGACGAGCGTCCCTTCCCGAACCCGTCGACGTATACGAGGGCGACGTCTGCGATCCGATCCTCCTCCAGCGGGCCGCACACGGCGTCGACCTGATCTTCCACCAGGCCGCGATGGTTTCCGTCGACGAGAGCGTCGACGCGCCGCGACGGAGCAACCGGACGAACGTAGACGCCGGGCTCCTCGTCCTCGAGCAGGCACGACAGGAAGACGCTCGCGTCGTCGTCGCCTCGAGTGCAGCGATCTACGGCCACCCGGAGGCACTTCCAGTCCCCGAGACCGCGGCTACCGAACCGGCGTCGCCGTACGGTATTCAGAAACTCGCACTCGACCAGTACGCCCGTCGGTACGAGGAACTGTACGACCTGCCGACTGTCACACTGCGGTACTTCAACGTCTACGGCCCCCGCCAGCAGGGCCCCTACAGCGGCGTCATTTCGACGTTTCTTGAGCAGGCTCGCGCGGACGATCCGATTACGATCGAGGGCGACGGAAAACAGACACGGGACTTCGTCCACGTCGACGACGTCGTCCGGGCGAACCTGGCTGCGGCGACGACCGACGAAGTCGGCACCGCCTACAACATCGGGACAGGCGAACGCACGTCGATCGACGAACTCGCCGAGACGATCCGATCCGCCACGAAATCGTCCTCCCCAATCGTCCACCACGAACCACGACCCGGCGACGTCCGCCACAGCGGTGCCGATGTCTCGAGAGCGCGTCGTAGACTGGGGTTCGAGCCGCGGGTAAGCCTCGAGTCAGGGGTTCGATCGCTCGTCGCGGATGGAGAGTCGACAGCGACCTCCGCGGTTTCCTGGGAGACGGGCACTCACGGGTAA